One region of Tamandua tetradactyla isolate mTamTet1 chromosome 6, mTamTet1.pri, whole genome shotgun sequence genomic DNA includes:
- the FLCN gene encoding folliculin, protein MNAIVALCHFCELHGPRTLFCTEVLHAPLPQGAGGGGPAQGGQAEEEEGGIQMSSRARPPSPAEGASTESSSPGPKKSDMCEGCRSLAAGHPGYISHDKETSIKYVSHQHPNHPQLFSIVRQACVRSLSCEVCPGREGPIFFGDEQYGFVFSHTFFIKDSLARGFQRWYSIIAIMMDRIYLINSWPFLLGKIRAIIDELQGKALKVFEAEQFGCPQRAQRMNTAFTPFLHQRNGNAARSLTSLTSDNNLWACLHTSFAWLLKACGSRLTEKLLEGAPTEDTLVQMEKLADLEEESESWDNSEAEEEEKTPAMVEGAEGRALTKRPTDSSLHSGCVNWQPRKLSVFKSLRHMRQVLGTPSFRMLAWHVLMGNQVIWKSRDVDLVQSAFQVLQTMLPVGCVRITPYSGQYEEAYRCNFLGLGPHVQIPPHVLSSEFAVVVEAHPATRSSPHSAGFEDNQSLSKYEFVVTSGSPVAADRVGPTILNKIEAALSNQNLSVDVVDQCLVCLKEEWMNKVKVLFKFTKVDSRPREDTQKLLSILGASEEDNVKLLKFWMTGLSKTYKSHLMSTVRSPTAAEARS, encoded by the exons ATGAACGCCATCGTTGCGCTCTGCCACTTCTGTGAGCTGCACGGGCCCCGCACTCTCTTCTGCACGGAGGTCCTGCACGCACCGCTTCCCCAGGGGGCCGGCGGAGGCGGCCCTGCCCAGGGCGGCCAGGccgaggaggaggagggcggaATTCAGATGAGCAGCCGGGCCCGCCCACCCAGCCCTGCCGAGGGGGCCAGCACCGAGTCCAGCAGCCCAGGGCCCAAGAAGTCGGACATGTGCGAG GGCTGCCGGTCGCTGGCCGCGGGGCACCCAGGCTATATCAGTCACGACAAAGAGACCTCCATCAAGTACGTGAGCCATCAGCATCCCAACCACCCCCAGCTCTTCAGCATCGTCCGCCAGGCCTGCGTGCGCAGCCTGAGCTGTGAG GTCTGCCCAGGCCGCGAGGGCCCCATCTTCTTTGGGGACGAACAGTACGGCTTTGTGTTCAGCCACACCTTCTTCATCAAAGACAGCCTGGCCCGGGGCTTCCAGCGCTGGTACAGCATCATCGCCATCATGATGGACCGCATATACCTCATCAATTCCTGGCCCTTCCTGCTGGGGAAGATCCGGGCCATCATTGACGAGCTCCAGGGCAAGGCTCTGAAG GTGTTCGAGGCCGAGCAGTTCGGGTGCCCGCAGCGCGCCCAGAGGATGAACACAGCCTTCACGCCCTTCCTGCACCAGCGCAACGGCAACGCGGCCCGCTCGCTGACCTCGCTGACGAGCGACAACAACCTGTGGGCCTGCCTGCACACCTCCTTTGCTTG GCTTCTGAAGGCGTGTGGCAGCCGGCTGACTGAGAAGCTCCTGGAGGGTGCACCGACTGAGGACACCCTGGTCCAGATGGAGAAGTTGGCCG ACTTGGAAGAGGAGTCAGAAAGTTGGGACAACTCTGAGgctgaagaggaggagaaaaccCCTGCCATGGTGGAGGGTGCAGAAGGACGGGCGCTGACCAAACGCCCGACAGACTCTTCCTTACACTCGGGCTGTGTGAACTGGCAGCCCCGAAAGCTGTCAGTCTTCAAGTCCCTTCGGCACATGAGACAG GTGCTGGGGACCCCGTCTTTCCGCATGCTGGCCTGGCACGTCCTCATGGGGAACCAGGTCATCTGGAAGAGTCGGGACGTCGACCTCGTCCAGTCAGCCTTCCAGGTTCTTCAG ACCATGCTGCCTGTGGGCTGTGTGCGCATCACCCCTTACAGTGGACAGTATGAGGAGGCGTACCGCTGCAACTTCCTGGGCCTCGGCCCCCACGTGCAGATCCCCCCCCACGTGCTGTCCTCAG AGTTTGCTGTCGTCGTGGAGGCCCACCCGGCCACACGCTCCAGCCCCCAttctgctggctttgaagacaaCCAGTCGCTCAGCAAGTACGAGTTCGTGGTGACCAGCGGGAGCCCAGTGGCTGCAGACCGAG TCGGCCCCACCATCCTGAATAAGATCGAGGCGGCCCTGAGCAACCAGAACCTGTCCGTGGACGTGGTGGACCAGTGTCTTGTGTGCCTCAAGGAGGAGTGGATGAA CAAAGTGAAGGTGCTCTTTAAGTTCACCAAGGTGGACAGTCGTCCCAGAGAGGACACCCAGAAGCTTCTGAGCATCCTGGGCGCTTCCGAGGAGGACAACGTCAAGCTGCTCAAGTTCTGGATGACCGGCCTGAGCAAGACCTACAAGTCACATCTCATGTCCACAGTGCGGAGCCCCACAGCCGCCGAGGCCCGGAGCTGA